AATTAGTAATGGCATGTGTCTAATTAACCCAATTTAACAAATCTTGATTGGCAGGCCAGGGAATGTGTAGTGCCTGCGTTCCAGCGCTGCCCCTGCACTGGTGTGGATCAGAAGCTGCACATCCGTCCACTGCTCGTTAGCGCTGGAAGAGCACAGGGTCTTGCCGCCGGTCCGAACCTCAAGAACAAGAACAGAGGCGTCGGTCCGAACCTGCTGCTGCGACTGACCTGTGGCGGCTGGGCATGGCTGGATGGAGTCGTGGAGGCGCACAAGGGGGGCGCGGCCACGGCGTTGAGCCGGCTGGGCGGgcacgcggccgcggcggcgagcggcgacggcgggaggcgcAGCTCGGCGGGCCAGCGACGGCGTCGAGCTGGCTAGGCGGGGACGCGTTCGCGGCCAGGCACGTAGggagcggcgaggcggagggcggcggccacaCGAAGTGACGAGGGGGGATTTGTAAAAAAATGAGGTTAGCATCGGATGAGTGCGGGCGGTTAAGTGCAAAAGTAACTCACCTTTGTTCCTAGCCATTAGATGAGCCTGTAGTCTTGATTGAGAGTTTCTAAGGTTGCCAACCATGGTTTGCACCAGATACGGTGCCTTTCTATAGGGGGACAAAATGGGTTCACACCAGATTGCCTGCATAACCAGCACGAATCTTGAAGGATCTGATAGCCATAAATTCGGCTGatgaaaacgaaaaaaaacagCCGGCACAATTCCCATGTAAAAGGGATATTGAGATAAGGGCGGAGTAATCGAGTATCgcgtaaaagaaaaagaaatctcccgtctcgttctcgttctcctccgctccttgcgccgccgccaagacgaGCGGAGGGCCGGGCGGCGATCTCCATCTGGCAAGCAGAgcagcggaggggaggaggggatccTGGTGCGTCCTCTTTCtgatccatctctctctctctctctctctctctcccaccccacCGGGAcctggaatttgcttgcgttcgtGAATTTGATAGCCTTAAACCTCTCTTAATTCAAGtaataacagtttgtttgtttacCTAAAAGTTCGGGGGTTCAACCGAACCCCCATGccccaagttggatccgcccctggtttGAATTGCTGAAACATAATTTCGAGCTAGTTAAACGAAGAGACAACATGCCtggaaatgtaaaaaaaaaagtatgctgATTTGAATTTGATTGTTGGAACTGCCCTATAGGAAACTGGTAAATTTTAGAACAAAAAACCTTGCTTATAGTAAAATCGTGAATGGATGATATGCAAAGACATGGTGAGAAATATTCACTCGCTCATACTACAACTACTTAAGAGGACCATATTTGCTCACTCTGGAATAGCTGCTGACCTGCTGTGACCATCATACACCCCCTCACCGCAATGCAGGTTCCATTTGAAGTAATCGGAGAATGGTATGTTGAGAATTAGATTAAAGCTTCCATTTTAAAATTGTAATTGTTTGGGCTGTCAGCTATTTGCCATTATTCACAAGTGATAATTGTGACCCTACAACGAAGAGGCTAACAGTAGGTTTTAGAATTTCAGTAATGTTATATCTCAAAAGCCAACTATTACATTTGCAGGGAAGGATATTAGTGATTTTCTACTGCTGTTTCGTCAGAAGGACAAGAACTGAAGAATTCAGTTAGCAACAGTATGGTGTTGCCTTCATCAAATACCAGGGCCACTTCTTCCATGGCTTACCCTGTTTCCCTGAgcagcctccaccaccaccccaacaACCACCATGCTTTTTTTCTTCCCTCGAAAACAAACCATGATAATACTCATAAACCTATTGAATCCTCTAGAATTTCTAGACGGTCTCTCATCTTCCTCCCTGTCCTCCCTTCTCTTCTATACGCTTCATCATCCCCTGCCTTAGATGACACAAACATTCCATCCACCTCTGCCATTGATACCACCATCACAGATCGGATCTTCATGGACTTCAGTGTCTGCCCTAGCTACTTTCGCTCTGACCGCACTTTAGGAGCTGAGCTTGCTACATGTCCTGATTCTGAACCTCTTGGTCGTGTAATTTTTGGTTTGTATGGTCGACTCCTCCCCCTCACTACTGCCAACTTCAAAGCTGCTTGCACTTCTGCTGCATACCGGGGAACACTTGTCCACAAGCTCCTTCAGGGCCAGTTCTTCGTTGCTGGCCGCCAAGGTCCTCGGCGTGACAGGGGTGAGGTCCAACCTCCCACCGGACTTGTGAGGAATGCTGAGACTATTGACCCTAAAGCATTTGAACTAAAGCATGCAAGGCCTGGCACCCTCTCATTGTGCCTTGGACAgaacgatgacgatgatgacatCAAGCTCAATCCTAATTATCACAATGTTGAATTCTTGGTTACCACTGGACCAGGGCCCTGCCCAGAGCTTGATGGACAGAACATTGTCTTTGGAACTGTATTGGAAGGTTAGTTGCTTTCATTTTCTGAACTTTTACTAAATGGTTCTTGCACACTTTGTGTTAAATTCTGTCTTGCAAGAATTTCAATGTCTTTCCCTCGAACAAGTTGGGATTTGACCTGTGCGTAATCTACTAATGCAAGGTTGGCATGATTAAATTCATGCATAAATCTATTTTCTTTGGTTCAaacagagaaaaataaaatgtatttcaaaccgtttcattttttgtcaAGTATAATTATATGACATCTTCCATTCTCCTTTTGGTATAGTTATATACACTTGCTAAGGTAAACATGTTTTCATTGAAGTAATCAACATTAGTACAtaacagagaagaaaaaaatgcaaattttgCAGCTTTGCATGAGTATTAACAAAATAACAAACAGTTGTGTCCGTATTCTGGCTAGGACTTCATCCATGCAGAACATAAAGTTAGATGTTTTATTATTACCAATTTCTGCAAGTAATATCAGCTTGTAAAGAAAttgtcattttatttcttcCTTTTTGTTGTCTCAACACCAAGGATGGTTATCACACtaagattaattcttttttttttcttctctgcaCTTCACCACAGTATAACTCATCATCAATTCCTGCCATGGTTTGTTCTAACAATGTGCCACATTGTCAATAAACAGCACCAGAGAGTGTATCATCCTCATATAGTCAAATTTGGTGCATACTTCATTGTTTTTCCCTGTTCTGATTTATTAGATCTCTGGTGGTTATCAGAAGTAGATTGAACTAAACCAAGCAACTCATCAATGAGATTTATACTGCCATTGAACATGTCACCCCAAAAGAGAATCTACTTCTAGCTAATTTAAGACTGACATGTCTGCTTTGACAGTTTGATTCGTAATTTAATAAACTTTACAACAACAACCAGGGCAGTAGTTAACTACAAAGCAGTTCATATTTAAGTTTTATGCATCAAGAACTTAAAAGCACGGCCCTTCTATCCCCAAAAAAGCACATGCCCACGTTCTGCATCTGCATGCCCATGCGGCATGCTCTCATGCACATGCATGGGCAGACGCAACAAATGCATGCGCACATACAACTATATAACTTATATTCACATGACACTTGAGGCACACTAATGCTTGTCATTAGGACCCATTGCCACTTGAAGTGTAATAGTGTTACTCATTTGAACTGAACTAGCTACTTAGTCTCAGTTTCAGTATTTGATTATTACCAACAGTTTTTTCTTAAGCAtccatttttcttcttctataaGCAACTTTGATTGTCAAGTTCTGCATTCACATGCACACATAGGCGACTAAAACAGACTTCCAAGCACTGAGTTAAACAAGTGTATTAATTGGATATATTCCAGTGGAATTGACATGAAGCTTCAATTTTGTACGAGTTGCTTTCTGTTGTCTTAATGGAAACTAGTATTGCCACTGTATGATTAATGATGATATTGTTGATTCAGATTAACAGAAAGCGGCTAATTCGAAAGATTTTACATGATAATTTGTACATATGTAATTTGTAACTATTATATAGTTTTAATATATCGCAGTAGGAGTCTCTCCTGCTGTTTTcatcgtcaaaaaaaaaaaaaaactgttttctccgcaattccttttttttactatttggTCTTGCAACTTGTGTTTTTATCAGATTATTTCTGCACGATTGGCAGTCCATTCAATTCAAGGTTGAAATTTTTTACAGAAGAGCTAATGTGTTAATAGTATAAATCAAGTGGATGCTTCTAGCATAATAGAGAACTGTCTTGATTTCCttgcccaaaaaaaaagaggaccgAGTGGTTTTTAATCTATTTCTGATTAAGTCagtgtatgaaaaaaaaaatcagctacCACTTATCTTTCTTTGCATGAAGAACCCTTTTTCTTAACAAAGCATACTCTCCGTATAGCCatggaagtatatattaattacataaaACAGAAAGACTgtatgacattttttttgtgaatatgTAAAGGTAGCCATTACTATCTTTTTATTAGCTTCATTTTTCTTGAGCAAATGAGAAAAAAGTATAAAATACAAAAAGTCAAATCATGTGGTGAACGATTATGTTCTCAATAGTGCTTTCATTAAAGTGTTTGGGACCATGTATTGTTGGGTAGCATTGCCATACTCCACTGATATGTGGTTGAGAATGGTGATGTGGATGCACATTTAAGGCCGATAGTTTGATgctgcttctttttttctccaagTGGCAGATTTATCACATGTGGATAATAGATATTAGGTTCATCTGTTTGGAATGCATATGTACAGTGAAAGATGTACTATGGCACCGACATCTTATGAAATAATTTAGAGATCACATTGTCTTATGAACATATTGAATATGGTTAAAACTTGTGAATATCAGATTATCAGTCCAGTATAAATTAATTTACTTCTGGAGTTTATCTGTATTGAAATTTATTCCGTAAATTGTATCCGTTAACTGTAGTAGTGCTGCAGAAACTCTGCCTGAGGCAGTCCATATCTTTTCTCCTTTTACTACATTGTAGACTACCGTAGACCATATGATCCTGCCATTCTTAACATGCATGCAATTGAAGCAATTTGGCTATGATACTTACTAGATTGCCCAGTAAATATATGCTAATTTTAGGAAAATAGTTGTTATGCATTAACAGTCCCCCGACTAAATTAGTCTAATCTCTTCTTaatgtttatttaatttattgtgcAGGAATGGATGTTATAACCAGCATTGCAACTATTCCTACCTATAAACCAGCTGAAAGGATCCGCTTCTTCAATGATTTTGCCCAGTTGATTGGTGATGAAAGAGCTCAAACTGCTCGAGCGTTGTGGGATCGCCCGCTAAAAACTGTTTATATCAGTGATTGCGGAGAGCTAAAAGTGACCAAACCATCACTTTCCCCTCCAAGTCTGCCATAAAAAACCACAGAGGCAATTTTGTGTACCTACACTTATTCTTCTCCCTCCAATGTCAACTGTATATATGCCATCTAGTATTAACTGACATCTGCTGTGTTTCTGGCCCAAAATGTGTACGACGGGTCTCTGATTCATCGAAGTAAATATATTACAGTGCTGTGCAAAATTCTTGACCTGTCAGCTTTCATCTTGGATAACCGTTGAGACTA
The Oryza glaberrima chromosome 8, OglaRS2, whole genome shotgun sequence DNA segment above includes these coding regions:
- the LOC127783227 gene encoding peptidyl-prolyl cis-trans isomerase CYP28, chloroplastic yields the protein MVLPSSNTRATSSMAYPVSLSSLHHHPNNHHAFFLPSKTNHDNTHKPIESSRISRRSLIFLPVLPSLLYASSSPALDDTNIPSTSAIDTTITDRIFMDFSVCPSYFRSDRTLGAELATCPDSEPLGRVIFGLYGRLLPLTTANFKAACTSAAYRGTLVHKLLQGQFFVAGRQGPRRDRGEVQPPTGLVRNAETIDPKAFELKHARPGTLSLCLGQNDDDDDIKLNPNYHNVEFLVTTGPGPCPELDGQNIVFGTVLEGMDVITSIATIPTYKPAERIRFFNDFAQLIGDERAQTARALWDRPLKTVYISDCGELKVTKPSLSPPSLP